From the Neobacillus sp. PS3-34 genome, the window CTGGCAATTAAGCCACCCATTGAGAAACCAATCACATATACCTGATCGCAATTGGCCAATAATTTTTTTAGTTCCTCTTCAGCATATTCTATCCATTGTTGGTATTTGATGCCCTTTAATGATAGGTTGTCACCATGCCCGGGCAGTGTAGGCACGCTGAATAACCAATCAGTTTGTTCCTTTAGATACTCTACCAGCGGTTCCACCTCATAAGGAGCGCCAGTAAACCCATGGATGCATAAGCAGCCAATCATGTTTGATCACCCGCCAGAAAAAAGGGAATACTTACTGCTGTTTTATACCCGGACTTCGACTTTTTAATCATAGGCATCATGATTTTGCACAATGGTTTTTGCTCCTTGAAATTAAACTTTTCGTTGTAAAGAGCCCACAATTTCTTCCAGCTTCATGCCGCGGGATGCTTTTACCAATATAAGCGTCTTCTCATCCGTATGCTTATGAAGTTCTTTAATTAGTTCCGATTTGTCGGTATACGCGAAGACTCTTTCATCCCCTAGAGACTGGCGCGCCCCTTTAGCGATATGAGCGCCCAAATTGCCAAAGGTAAAGGCAAGACTAATTTTACTCTGGTCAAGCATTTTGCCTATATTGAGATGATAGTCTTCTTCCTCCGCCGAGCTCAAGCATGTCACCAAGTACAAGAATTTTTTTATCATATCCGGTTAAATTGGAAACCAATTCAATTGCAGCAATCATTGAGGTCGGGCTGGCATTATAGGCATCGTTGATAATTTTTTCACCGTTGCTTCCCTCTACCAGCTCCATCCGCATATTGGTTAGCTTTATGTTTTCAAGGCCCTTATTCATCTTATCAAAGGGAATAGAAAATTCATTAGCAATCAGCATTGCTGCTAAAGCATTTAATATATTATGCGTACCCAGTACGGGCAGATAAAAACGCTCTTTTGACAGGTTAATTCTAAAATGGTTGCCGTTTTGGCCTGTTCTATCTCAGTGGGATAAATGTCATTTGTTTCGCTTCTGCCAAACGTCTGAATCCGGATATTCGTTTTTAACTTTTCAATTCTTTCCATTAATAATGGCTCGTCTCCATGCAGGACAGCAAGACCGCCATCCTTTAAGCCCTTTAGGATTTCAAGCTTTGCTTCTGCGATCCCTTCCCGAGAACCAAGGTCAAGCAAATGTGACTCCCCGATATTTGTTATGACGACAGCATCCGGCCTTGCTAACGTTGTCAGAAATTCAATTTCACCACGTCCGCTCATTCCCATCTCCAGAACAGCTACCTGAGTTTCTTCCTCGAGTTTCAGAACTGTCAACGGCAAGCCGATATGGTTATTATAATTCCCTTCTGTCTTCTTCACCTCAAACTGCTGTGAAAGAAGGCCGTATGTCATATCTTTCGTAGTTGTTTTTCCATTGCTCCCCGTGATACCGACCACCTTTACTGGCAGCTCCTCGCGGTATTTTCTAGCTAGTTCCTGGAGTGCTTTTAAACAATCCTCAACAATGAGAATAGGCAGGTGAAGCGGTGGATTTGGCACATCCTTTTGCCAGAGTGCCGCAGCTGCACCTTTTTTTAAGGAATCTTCTACGTATTTATGCCCATCCGCATTCTCGCCCTTAAAAGGAATAAACAAGTTTCCTTCTGCGATTTTTCGTGAATCAATTGAAACACCTTTTATTATTGTATCCGCAAAGGAATTTACATCATTGAGGGCAGATACCATGTCCGATACCTGCCTTAAAGAACGCTTGATCATCTATTGACCTCCATTTCCTTTCAAAATGAACGGACACGGCCGTTCAGCCGTGTCTCCGTTTGATTTCAGCCGATTGCGGCCCTTTATATGTTTTGCTAGCAGCAAAGGTTAAGAAAAGAGCCTTAATTAAAAGGTATATTTAATATTTTGCTTCTCTGCATGCCTTTCCTGGGCAAGGCTGACAAGTCGCTCAATTAGTTGCGGGTACTCAACTCCAGTATGCTTCCATAATAATGGGAACATACTGAACGGCGTAAACCCAGGCATTGTATTTACTTCATTAATTAAAACCTTTCCTTCTTTGGTTAAAAAGAAGTCAGCGCGCACAAGCCTGCGCAATCAAGCGCCTTAAAGGCCTTAATCGCCATTTCTTTGATTTGATCATATTCTCCGGCCTCAACTTCCGCAGGGATGATCAATGCAGTCTCTCCATCCTCATACTTGGCTTTATAATCATAAAAGTCTTTCTTAGGCACAATTTCACCGGCAACAGAGCATTCCGGATTATCATTTCCAAGTACGCCCACTTCAATTTCCCTTGCCACTACGCCTTCTTCGATGATAATTTTCCGGTCAAATTGGAAGGCTTCACTAAAAGCCACTTCCAGTTCTGCACGGGATGAGCATTTACTGATCCCGACACTTGATCCAAGGTTCGCCGGTTTTACAAAGCAAGGATAACCAAGTGATGCTTCAACGTTTTCATATGCCTTATCCTTGGCTGACTCCCATTCGCTCTTGATAAAAGCAACGTAATTGACCTGTGCCAAACCAGCCTGAGCAAATACATTTTTCATCATTACCTTATCCATACCGGCTGCAGATGCAAGTACGCCATTACCAACGTATGGGAGATTAAGCAATTCTAACAATCCCTGAACCGTTCCGTCTTCTCCATTTGGGCCATGCAAAAGCGGGAAGATGACATCAAGTGCTCCGCCTTCGTTGTGGCTTGGGTTAAATAATGCAGGGGCAAGAGCTCCGGCAGCTTGATTTCCTTCTTGTGTGAATTCGAGAGCTTTAACATTTTCAACAGGGCCGCTGAGCTGCGGTCCCTTAATCCATTGGCCCTCAACTGTTATGTATATTGGATGAATTTCAAATTTTTCAAGGTCCAGCGCCTTGATGACTGCAAGGGCAGTTTGTAATGAAACTTTATGTTCCGCGGATTTTCCTCCGTATAATAAACCTAACTTTGTTTTCATAGTAAACCTCCAAATTTCAAAATCTAAAAAATATAAAACATTGTATGTAACCCCGGATGAATTTGCGCTAATCCGGTTCACTAAATTAAGCTTCGCAGGAACAAGCCAACTTTGGGGTGTTCTGAAGGTGCTATCGCTTTTCTTTTATTTTAACACTTTATGAATGAACTTCTGAAACAAAAAGGTGGATTTTCTCCAGCATACTTTTTCCTATTTTCTATTTTATGAAACATCGTGCTTGCCTAAAAACTTTAGATCTCATTCAGAAGCAATTAATTTTAATCCAATCACGCTAAAAATAATCATGGCAATAAATAGAATTCGCTTTTTGTTTCTTGATTCACCGAAGAAGAGCATTCCCAATATAACACTTCCTGCTGCACCAATCCCCGTCCAAATGGCATAGCCCGTACCGATGGAAATGGTCATCAGGGCCCTGGATAAAAAAAACAAACTAAAAAAGCCCGCTGCCATTGAGAGTGCTGTAAATTGATGCCGTTTGAACCCTTCTGACATTTTAGTAAAGATCACAAATCCTATTTCTCCGAAACCTGCAAGTACTAAGAAAACCCAAGCCATCATAACTTCTCCTTCACCATGTCAGTTTCATCCCCAGTGGTGAGTTTGAGGCCGATAATTCCAGCAATAAGCATTCCCAGAAAAAAAGCTTCGTGCCGTCTACATGATGGAAAATAATCATTTCCACGGCCACCGTTCCCGCTGCCCCTATTCCGGTAAATACGGCATATGCCGTACCAATAGGAATAGTCTTCATTGCTTTGGCAAAAAGAATAAAGCTGAATATGATCAATATCACCGTCACCGCGCTTGGAAGCGGCTCTGTAAAACCGTTCGAATGTTTAAGCCCAAACGCCCACCCTATCTCACTTAAACCCGCAATGAATAAATACATCCATGCCATTTTCATCACTCCTCAGGCTGCCTTACCAAGCTAGTGCACGCAGCCACCAGTACAATGCTATTAATTGTTATTAGAATTTCCTAATGAACGAAAAAATCTCTCCTTCCACTTCGGAGAGATTTTCATTCTATACCACAAACAGCTTCCATTCCTTCGTTTTTTTATCAAAAACGATTTTTGCATGGCACGGTGTATCGGCAATTTGCAGATATTCATCATAAACATCATCCATATCGGCAAAATCTCCAATCACCCACGCAGGAATCTCCACCCTGCCCCTTTGATGCTGGGCATCCTTTATCGAAATGCAAAGGCCTCTTTCAGAAAAGGAGTTAATGAAAGAAGAATCTCCTTGCTTACTTCAGGATAGGTTCGTTTCTTTTTTATGCCTAGAAGGGTTTTCTCAAGCTTTAAATGGCCCAATTTCCCCGCGATTACAATGCTGAGAAGTGTGAACAGATCCTTAAAGCTCCGATAGTAGGTTTTATTAAACCAGCCATCATCATGCGCGAGGTAAACAAACCTGTTTCCTAGTTTATTATAAAAAGGCAATTTCAAGTGCTGCTTTAAATGTCCCAAGTATAGCAGCTCAGCAATTTCCTGCCCGGTTAGCTCATTTAAGTCCTCTTCCTCGACAAAATCAATCCAGCAAAAGTTCCCGTATCCGTATACGCCATCCTTTGCAAGCTTGGCTATTTTCTCTCTGGGGACAAATTCGTGCAGCGTATGCCTATTGAATTCACCTTCGTCAAAACGATGCTTCAATAAGAGCAAATGATTCATTGAACCCGAAAAAGCATCGGCAAATTCCTCAAATTCTATGCCATAAGAGATAACATATTGCTCTGGTTGATTTAAATGAACATAGATGAGGTCCCGAATATCTTGATTGTGCTTTTTCAAAACAAAACTCCTCCAGTCAAAAAGAAAAGCGCAAGCGCCTTTGGTCCTGTAAAATCATACTCCCTGAAGACTTGTAGCTTCAATATAAAAATATTTTTTCCCGAAAAGCAAGTCCTTTACCATTTTACCAAATAAACAACAAAATATCTTATTTCAATTCTTTTACATTTTCATTTCTCATCTTGCCGTTTGTTACCATCGATTGCGTTTTGAAATGACATTCTTTGTGGAATAATATACCTAGTCCTGAGATTTCCTGGCATAAACAAATTTCTTTTGTACTTAGTTTGCCCTTTGGCATTTCAAATTCTTCATTATTTTCATATAATGAATCATGATTATTTGTAACGCACCGCAGAAAGGAG encodes:
- a CDS encoding multidrug efflux SMR transporter, with amino-acid sequence MMAWVFLVLAGFGEIGFVIFTKMSEGFKRHQFTALSMAAGFFSLFFLSRALMTISIGTGYAIWTGIGAAGSVILGMLFFGESRNKKRILFIAMIIFSVIGLKLIASE
- a CDS encoding multidrug efflux SMR transporter; translation: MAWMYLFIAGLSEIGWAFGLKHSNGFTEPLPSAVTVILIIFSFILFAKAMKTIPIGTAYAVFTGIGAAGTVAVEMIIFHHVDGTKLFFWECLLLELSASNSPLGMKLTW